In Paroedura picta isolate Pp20150507F chromosome 1, Ppicta_v3.0, whole genome shotgun sequence, the following are encoded in one genomic region:
- the LOC143839337 gene encoding ankyrin repeat domain-containing protein 9-like encodes MASSQPGLQDDQSRHCKFLSYMFYQAVRDHKPVWMLEDMRTMEYFYWEENASLRTYSPSEALLYAVVHNHLPYAQYLLSHFPEEALKVPGEHFCCCPSSAVHLAMAVTYDRRDILGLIISIAHKLPSLNSYINRTGVFHLEDGKTPLHLACELLRSETVLILLGNGASPRIEDSKGLTPLDVILEQMWESRVNVASKKLCLDYLLLFMPNPRFKMRAFLREHPEHWTLLLGEDKFNSLVGNIPVSLYLQAMQTILQTLPPSHFPKSIQELPIPQALKPLPCMGKQHPTKNMVNGFL; translated from the coding sequence ATGGCCAGTAGCCAGCCTGGCTTGCAGGATGATCAGAGCAGGCACTGCAAGTTCCTGTCCTACATGTTCTACCAGGCGGTCAGAGATCACAAGCCTGTGTGGATGCTGGAAGACATGAGGACCATGGAGTATTTTTACTGGGAGGAAAATGCCAGCTTGAGGACTTACTCCCCTTCGGAAGCCCTGCTGTATGCCGTGGTGCACAACCACCTGCCTTATGCCCAGTATCTGCTGTCTCATTTTCCAGAGGAGGCTCTCAAAGTCCCTGGAGAACACTTTTGCTGCTGCCCGTCCTCAGCCGTCCACCTGGCCATGGCTGTAACGTATGACAGGAGAGACATTTTGGGGCTGATCATCAGCATTGCGCACAAACTGCCTAGTTTGAACTCCTACATCAACAGAACTGGCGTCTttcacctggaagatggcaagaCCCCTCTGCACCTTGCCTGTGAGCTCCTGAGGTCCGAGACAGTCCTGATCCTACTAGGGAATGGGGCCTCTCCCAGGATAGAGGACAGTAAAGGGCTCACCCCACTGGATGTCATCTTGGAGCAGATGTGGGAGTCCAGAGTCAACGTAGCATCCAAAAAACTCTGCCTTGATTACCTCTTGCTATTCATGCCGAATCCCCGGTTCAAGATGCGTGCGTTTCTGCGAGAACATCCAGAGCACTGGACTCTTTTGCTAGGGGAGGACAAGTTCAACAGCCTGGTGGGGAACATACCTGTATCCTTATACCTGCAAGCTATGCAAACTATTCTCcagactctccccccctcccatttccctaaAAGCATCCAGGAACTCCCTATACCTCAGGCTCTCAAGCCTTTGCCTTGCATGGGCAAACAGCATCCAACAAAAAATATGGTAAATGGTTTTCTgtaa